The genomic window CCTTAATCATTCCGGCTGCGGTCAATGCCGGAATCATCGGTGTCATACAGCCAGTGATTGTATCAACTACTTTATCTAAAACAGAGGCGGAGGTCGATGCTGACTTTTCTTGTTCCACTTCCTGATCCCCGTTAACGATCCCCTCTTCAAGAACTGCCTGAAAAACGGTAGCAACGTGGCTGCCAATAATGACTTGATATTGGGTCGGTGTTGGATTCACACCAACAACACCCTCAATCGTTTTCAGCTGTTGCTCGTCCACTCGCTGGTCATCCACCAATGAAAATCTAAGTCTCGTAGCACAGTGAACCACAGAATAAATATTTTCGCTGCCCCCAAGTGCAGCAATGATCGTTCTTGCCAATTCTTTATTTTTACTCATTTTAAATCGCTCCTTTTGCGAATGTTTGCAGTTGCTTTACTATTAGTCAAATACGGTGGTTCCTTTTGATTCAATGACATCTTTATAAAAATAATAGCTGGTCTTTTTATAGCGTTTGCCAGATCCATGCCCATTGTCATCCTGATCTACATATACGACACCATAGCGTTTACTGATTCGTCCCTCGCTAACACTTGGTAAATCAATGATTCCCCACATCATATATCCCATTAACTCAACACCGTCTTCTCTTATCGCAAGGATCATGTTTTTAATATGTTCCTTCAGGTAATCCACACGATAGGGGTCGTCGATCGTTCCATCTAAAAAGGTGTCCTGAGTGCCAAAACCATTTTCTACAATAAAAAGTGGTTTGTGGTATCTTTCATAGAGCTGATTCAAGGTGATCCTTAAGCCGACAGGGTCATTCTGCCAGACACTTTTACTTTCAGGTAAATAGGGATTTCTCAGCGTTACAAAACCATTGGTTGCAACAGTCTCTTTTCCCTCTGTTTCAGCCGCTGTACAGGCACTTGAATAGTAACTAAATGAAACAAAATCAACAGTATTTCTCTTTAATAATAGTTGTTCTTCGTGTGTGATATGCACCTGTATCCCTTGCTTTTCAAAGAAATGGGCCGTATGCGCCGGGTAGCTGCCAAAGACTTGAACGTCTGAGAACATCAAGTTTTCCTGTTCATGCTTCAACGCCGCAAAAACATCCGCCGGGCTACAAGTGTAGGCATAGGTTTTTCCAGCCGCCAACATCGCACCAAATTGATTAGCCCCATTTATTTTTTTACCAGCTTGGATCGTCAACGCATTTGCCAGCAATTGATGATGTCCTGCTTGATACTGCAAAGAACGGTTATCCTGGTCCTCTTCAAACAGTAAACCACCGCCAATAAAGGGGATATGCAGAACCATATTCATCTCATTAAACGGAATCCAATACTTGATTCTGCCATCAAAATAAGCCATGATCGTTTTTGTATAATGAACATAGTAATCGATCACTTCCCTTGCTGCCCAACCATTATATGCTTCCACAAGATGGAGTGGGATTTCAAAGTGGCTCAAAGTTACAATCGGCTCGATATTGTATTTTTCCAACTCCTGTAATAATCGATCATAGTAGTCCAACCCAGCTTGATTTGGTGCTCCCTCATTTCCTTTTGGAAAAATGCGCGACCATGAAATCGAAAAGCGAAAACTATTAATACCCAATTCGCTCAATAACTTGATATCTTCCCCATACGTGTTGTAAAAGTCGATACCGATTCTACCTGGATAAACTTCTTGTGTACGTGTTGTCAGAATGTTCTCTTTTCGATTCTTAAAAACCGGCTTCAATCGCTCCTCATTCAAAGGCAACTGATCAAAATTAGATGGACCTCTCCCATCACTCGTATAATTCCCTTCACATTGTGCTGCTGAAACCGCTCCACCCCAAAAAAATTCATTTGTCATTTCCATAGTCTTAATACCTCTCAAAAATAGCTATTTTTTTTATGATATTCTCTTTTCATTTGTTTCGTTCGTCGACGATACAATCATAATAACGGATTATCAACCGTTTTCATTCCCATAAAATTGTCTTATTATTCTCAAATATTGCGCTTTACTCTCATTAGAAAGCACACTTTCTTACATGATTTTTTCACTAAAAAAACTGAACAGCCGGTTTCTCAAACGGCTGTTCAGCTTCTTCCTAACTATTCATTTCATGATTTAACCAGTTATTTATAAATGCCAACTGTTCCTCCGTATGAAACCAATGCTCCCCTTGTTCCATCACAGTCAGCTTACAGTGAAATTTCTCGGAAAACTGCTCCACTAACGCACGTTCAGTTAAATCATCCTTATCCCCATACAAGATTGCAGTTGGATTTGTCCAGTCATCGATTGGCTGCTGCTGCGCGAAGATTAAATATTCCCATGACAATTCCTGTCCAAAATCGGTTTGAATGATTTGCTCCTGTTCCAACCTTTCTTCTGAAACATTTGACCAACGCATCATATTTTCTATCAACTGCTTCATATCCAAAATTGGAGAAACAAACAGGCTTTGCTCAAGCTTTTTATCCGCAAATGCAAGCATGCTAAACCATGCTCCAATACTATTTGCTCTCAAGCTGATTTGATCCCATTGCGCTTGCATATACATCCAAACTTTTTGAAGCTCAGGGACCACGATCCATGGAACAAAGCCTCTCTCACTCTTTCTCTGACCATGCTCAGGCAGATCAACGCTTAATACTTGCCATCCCTTAGCTGTTGCTTTTTCTGCCAATCGCTCTGCTTCTTCCTTGTACCCATTTTGGCCATGAACGAATAAAAATACTTTACTAGACTTCGCTCCATAAATGATTGCCGGCACCTGATCTATCTCAACGATTTTCTTTTCCATCATCGCTCATTCCATCTCCTTGGTTTTAGTACTACTACTCAAAACAGACCTCTCTGTCTCTCACAAATTAGTAGGATGTACTGGTTATTACTCACTATTTTTCGCTCTGTTCCTCTCTTCATCGTGCTGTTCCTGTCCTCCGTATACTATTCTTATTGAATCCCCATTCTTTTTCGATAATCTAAAGGAGGCAATGTCATGGAACGCTTAAACAAACGATAGAAGGTTTTATCACTCTCGAAGCCCACCTCTGAAATAATCTCAGAAACATTTTTATCACTATTGATTAACAGCCATTTCGCTTTGTCTATACGATAATCATTCAAAAAAGTAATAAACGTTTTTCCTGTATTTTTCTTAAAAAAACGCGTGAAGTAAAAAGGACTGTAGCCGACCTTGGCCGCAGCATCTTGAAGGGTGATATGCTGTTGATAGTGTCCCTCAACGTAACGAAAAACCATATCCAGCTTTTCAAGAATTTCATTATTTTTGATGCCATTGATTTCCTGAATCACTTTATTTTTCCCTTTTGGCAGTTCTCTAATACACAACACTGCCAGTTGAAAAATGGCTGACTTGATCGCATATTGATACCCCTTTTTCTGCTCTTGATTCTCAAGATAAACCGCTTCTAATATTTTTCGTACCTTCTTTTGATGGGATTCCTGCCATTGTGTGCTTAAAGGTAAAATGTTCGGGAAGCTATGGGAAATATCTGCCTGCTCCACACTCACTGAGGAAAAAAAGCTGAAATCAAATTGATAAACCAAGCGCTCGCTTCCCGGAGAAGCCAACACATAATGGATATCACCACTATTAATAAATACGATTCCCCCTTCAGATAGCATGTAGGGTTCATCGTTGATTCCTAATGTGATTGTTCCTTTCGTCACGTAAATCAGTTCCAGCTCACGATGCCAATGAGGCGTCGTTAAAATATCGCCGTCATTCACCAACACCCGAAATGGAAACTCTTTATCTAATTTCGGCATCTCCAAATAAATCGCCATTATTCTAGCCTCCAATCGTACTAACCCACTTCTCACTCGATTATTTTAATCTACAGTGCTTTTCCTATATATTCTTCGAAATGTAGCAGATTGTCAAATCGATTGTTATTTGTAAATCAAAAAGCACCGCCAAATAGTTCTCTGAAATATTCCAATTGAGATTGTTCGTTTCCTCCTCCTTTGATACAATCAAAGCAAATAAGAAATGAACGGTTGGGAAGGTGAAGATTATAGTCGACGAGCTGAAAGAACTATTTCGAGAAAAGCATCATACTTATAAACAAAAATACAATCTTCGTTTAGAGCTAACAAAAGATTTTAGTCGTGGCGCGATTCGTGCAATCAATGACATTTATTGGCTGCCAAAAGCGATTGTGGAAGACATTTTTTTGAAGAAGATACTCTGACAATAGGAGTCATAATACCTGAATATGGAAAAGTAACTCGTTTTCAAAAATTTTTAAAGAGAAATAAAATCCGACATATCGACTATTTTATTACCGATGCCTTCAACGACTATTATGAAGGGACGACCGGCATTTTGCTGCTGACCATCGAGCGCAAGGATCTTTATCTGAATAAATTGATCACCGCCTGTCTTTACTCCGATTTTTACGGGGTAAATCCGTTGGTCCCTCGAATCAGTGAACGTATTTTTATCTATAATCCAACAAAAAAATATTATTTCACCTCTACGATGATCGTGGTTGTGACATTTGGTCCCCTGACAAAGAAACAGCAGCATTCTATTATCAGAACTATCAGAAGCATATCTTAGCGTATGACAGAGAAGAAATCGCTAGCTGGTTCACTGAAGAATAGATATTTTCTATCTAAAAAGACCTGATTGCTGCTTTTTTGCAGCGATCAGGTCCATTTTTTATAGTAAACAATCTGTTATTCCTATCTTGAAAAGTGGGCTACTCCGCAAAAAATCTATTCAGAGTGTCCCTCAAAATAAGTTGCCGTATCCACCTCATCCTGTTTCAGTTGCTCAATCAGCTTCGCAGCGCCTTCAAATTTCACCTGATCTCGAAGATAGTGATTCCAACGAACAATCGTCTGTTCCCCATAAATATCTCTCTTGAAATCAAGAATATAAACCTCGACCGTCAACTCACGGCCTTCACCGAAGGTATCGTTATGTCCAATCGAGCCCATGCCGATATACCACTTTTCACCAATTTTGATTTGAACAGCATAAACACCGATCCTTGGTAAACGAACGGTACTTTTCACTCGGATATTGGCTGTTGGGAAACCAAGCTCACGCCCCCGTGCATCGCCATGAACCACGGTACCCTCTGTTTCATAGACATAGCCAAGAAGCTCCGTCACTTCTTCCATATTTCCGCTATCCATCATTTCACGAATTCTCGTGGAGCTGATTTTTTCTCCATCCATTTCTTCTTTTTGAACAGTCACGATTTCAAATCTGCTCTGTGCATATTCCGGAAAATGGGCCACATCAGCAATATCTTTGGGTCCATACGTATAGTCAAATCCTGAAACTGCTACTTTTCCGTGCAAAGCAACAATATATTGATCGACGAAATCCTGTGGTGGAAGCTTCGCAAAATCAGAAGTAAAATCAATAATATAGAGAATATCAACACCCAGATCTGCCATATGTTCTTCTTTTTGCTTCAGACTAGTTAAATATTTCATCGCATGCGGTTCGATTTTCTGAAAAACAATGGATGGATGATGATTGAACGTCATTACTGCCAGCTTTAATCCCTTTTCCTTTGCAAGCTTTTTCCCTGTTTCAATTACTTTTTTATGGCCTTGATGAACCCCATCAAAAAAACCTAAAACCATTACTACATCATCCGCTGGTATTTGTGCTGGATCATAGGGATGACGAATGGAAATAATTTTCATCATGCAAAACTTCTTTCTATTAGTTATTTCTAAGTACTTTACTTGGTTTCAACACTCCTGATTTTTCCGGATGCTGCTGATAGAGACTGACAACCAATCCCTGATAATATAATGCAATCAAACTTTCTAACGGTTCAGACAAGCCCAATTCTTTTTGTGACAGAAAAACACCATTTTTAACCCGGCTGTACTGCTCATCAGTCAAATCAAACTTAGGAAAACCTGACACCGCAACTTCGATTGGCAATAAGACATCTTTGATCGCTTCTTGTTCCATCTTTTCTGCAACCTCAGCCAAGGTCACACACTGCTCCTTATTTAGACCGCCGCTGCCTGTTCGAACCAACTCAGACATGTGGGCAGGTACACCCAATACCTTTCCGGTATCAACAGATAACGTACGGACATAGGTTCCTTTGCCGCAGACGACCTTGAAGCTCCAGCTTTGCGTTCCTTGCTCCATATCAAAAACAGGCTGACTGGTTCGCTCAAACGAGTAGATCATCGCCGTTCTTTGTGGTCGTTCAACTTCTTCACCATTTCTGGCATATTCATAAAGTCGCTTTCCATTGACCTTAACAGCCGAGAACATTGGTGGAACCTGAGTAATTTCCCCCGTCATCTGTGCCATCGCCTGATCGATTTCTTCTAAAGAAAACGGCTGGCTCAGCTTTTCTTGTTCAACGATTTCGCCGCTAACATCTTCAGTAGTCGTCGAAAAACCTAAAGTTATTTCGCCTTCATAGGTTTTCCCTGAATCTACCATATACTCAATTACTTTCGTTCCTTTGCCAATGCAAATCGGCAGCACACCGGAAACATCTGGGTCTAAGGTGCCCCCATGACCAATTTTTTTTGTATGTAATATTTTACGTAATTTAAAGACACAGTCGTGACTGGTCATTCCTTTTTCTTTCCATAAAGGCAGGATTCCGTCCATCTCTTTTCCTCCATTTTCATACTAACTTGGTTATTATAGCACAGAACCCGAAGAGAAACATTCTGGAAAATCACTCAGATTCTTTGGAGCCCGTCAAAAAAAGCCAACTATTTTCTTAACAATTTTAGCAGATAGATTCTCTAAATCAGAAAAAGTCTGGGACATCTGCCAATTGACAATATCCCAGACCTACACAGATGGTTCATCAGGTCATAGCCCCAATGCAATCCTCCAAGTTCTATTGATTCGAGTTTTTCTTCGATTTTCTTGCAGTACGCGTTTGCTGTCTACGTTCTACTTTACGCTTCTGCTTGTTGTTGTCCGCAATCGCCCAGTTGATCTTTTTCTTGTATCCCGGTTTGATTTTCTTCTTTTTCTTCTTCATCAAACCAATCAATGTCGGATCAAGCTCATCCTTCGATTTCGTCCGCTTTGTTCGACGGTTACGATCATAGGTTTCTACGATCTCTCCATCTTTGATTTCCTTCGGATAGAACTTAACACCCAACTGCTCGATTTGAGAAATCATCAAATCATCTGCGGGATCATAAAGTGTGATTGCTGTTCCATCCAAGCCATTTCTTCCAGTTCGACCGACACGATGAATGAAGAAATCCAGTTCAGCAGGAATTTCCGCATTGATGACATGAGACACACCTTCAATATCGATTCCTCGTGCAGCTAAATCTGTCGCAACAACATATTGATACTCCAAATTCTGCACCTGACGCATCACTCGTTTACGTTCTCTTGGTGTGATATCTCCATGAATCTTTGCAACTTTCAAGCCTTGCTTCTTCAGATATTCTGTAATTTCATCTACTCGTTGTTTTGTATTCGCAAAAACAATAGCCAAATAGGGATGACCAATTGTCAACAGCTGATAAATCAGACGATTTTTATCTTTTCCTTTTGTTGAAATCAACCAATTACCAATCGATTCAGAAATGATTGTCTTTGGCTTGATATGCTCGACGACTGGATTCTCCATATATTTCTTAAGAAACGGTTTTAGTTTCTCAGGAATAGTTGCGGAAAATACCAACATTTGCAGATGTGCAGGCAATCGCCCGGCAATCTGATCCACTTCCTCCAAGAAGCCCATATCCAACGTCATATCTGCTTCATCGACAACAAAAAAAGCTGCTGTATGAACCTTTAGCGCCTGTTCATTAATCAAATCCAAAATACGTCCCGGTGTTCCTATTACTACGTGGGGCTGCTGTTTTTCAAGCTTGCCGATCTGACGTTTCTTATCTGTTCCACCAACAAAGTTCGATACCCGTATTTCAGGCTGACTGAACTGTGCAATTTGACTGGCTTCTCGATAAATCTGATCTGCCAACTCCCTACTTGGTGCCGTAATGACCAAACTGACTTCATCTACTGTTGGGTCGATTTTATCCATCAATGGCAATAAAAAGGTATGTGTCTTTCCACTACCAGTCTGTGACTGACCAATCACGCTTTTTCCCTTTTTAATTACGGGAATCAACTTTTCCTGCACCTCTGTTGGCGTTTTAAATCCTTTATCTTCGATCGCCTTCATAATAAAAGGCTGAAATTGAAACTGTTCAAACGAACTCATTTGCCCACCTCTTTTCTCTCTTGTATATAAGTCCTCAAGCATTATAACATAAAATAGCGTCTTACTCCTCGCTTTTTTCAAACTTTTCCTTTACTTCAATTGTACTGACTGTATAGGTATGACTTGCTTTTTCGTAAAACAATCTCCTCCTCTTACGTAAGACTGAATAGCCAATATTGATTACAAACAATGTATTTAGGAGGAAACAGAAAATCGTCAAAATCAAACTGACAATTTGCAGCCAGCGGTTAGTTGAGTTCAGCCAGTTCGCTGCGTAGGCTAAAAAAGCAGAGGTAAGACCGAAAATATAATAGAAATAGCCATATCGTAAAAACAACGCTCGAAACCGAAGCTTCGATTGCCCTTCTTCTACAACTCTGATTCGAACAAATTTTTTCCCTAGAGTCTGTCCATTTGTCCAAGTAGGAATCACCATAAAAACGAAGAAAACAGTTAAAAAGAAAAACCACCTACTATCAAAAACGTGCGATTGATCATCCCATGCCCGAAATTGCGGAACAAAGCGAAGCGGAATCTCAATCATGAATGTTACCAACCAAATCATTATCCAGTCGATCATAAAAGCCGTAAAACGACGAAAAATCGTAACATCCTGCCCTTTTCTATACGCTGCCTCATCAATATCGGTCCTGGTAGGTAGTAGAAAGGTAAGAACTGGCGTAACCGCATAACCGATCATCGCTCCCAGTGTATTATTGATTAAATCATTCACATCTGCTAGTCGATAAGGTCGAGGATAAATGAAGTACAATCCGCTAAGCTGTGTCAGCTCAAAAAAGAGCGATAATAGAAATCCGGATAAAACAACTTTCTTGAATGATAACTTGAAATAATACCTCAGATAAATACCAAATGGCACCAATAACAATATATTGAACAGAGGTTCTAAAACCACTCCTTGCTTAAGTGCAGGTATATACGTACTCGAATCTCCTAAAACAAGTGTCGTGTCCTTCAGAAAACGAACCACCGTATAAAAAGGACGCAGTTCTATAATTTGACTCGTATAATTGGCTACGTCTGCACGAGGCGGCAACGGTAAAATAATCAGAAAATAGGCACATAGTAAATAGAACACAAAGGAATACAGAATAATGGCTCTACGAAACAAAAATGTCCCATATTTTCGGTAATCGTAAAGAATAAAAATAAATGAAATGGCAAACGCTAAAAATGGAAAAACAATAATTGCTGTTCTGATTGGTCCTTCATATGCGCTCATGCTCACCCTCCGTTTCTAATAAAATAAAACCAGCAAAATCAATGACCCTAAAGCTATCTAACTAAGAGAATCAGCTGCTCTTCAGAAATCTTTCTCTTTGTCAGCTTTTTCATCGCCAACTCCTCTCCTCAGTCTAGTAGAAAAACTGAAATTTGTCATTTCAAGTGATCAACAAATAGAAAGTAATTTTTGAAAAATAGACCATTTACAGGTATGATAAAGGAGTAGTTATTTTTTGAAGAACTGCCCTGTCTATACGCTATCTTCTATGCAAGGAGGGAAAAACATGCTTAATGGTTATTTTGCTTTTGGTGTTCCGCTATTTTTAATTATTCTCTACCTTATTTTTGAATGGATCAGAAAAAAATCACAGGTTCAATATTATATAGGATTTGTTCTATTGCTGATTGCTTCCTTCATGACCGTTTTCAGCTTTCAAGTGCTCCAAGAATTCTGGTCAGCCGATGCACGACTAGATCTACAGCTTAATTACTCTCCAGATATTTTATGGATTCCTCTAATTGCCGGAATTCTGCTTGTTATCTTAAACTGTTGGCGCGGAATCAAACGGATTTATCAATTCCAGCAAGAAAGAAAGCAGCAGCACATAGAAAAATAAAAAGAAATCCGTGACTGGATTTCTTTTGGTTCTATAATATTTTGTGTTGGTGGAAATTCCTAAAGGAAAAACCACCAGCACTTTTTTGAGTGGTCAAACACAAAAAAGGAACAACAAACTGATAAAATGAAATCGTCTAAAACCACAAATCATCAGAAAGGTTGTTCCTCTATGGATAAGAATACCAGATTATTGCTTGGACTAACAGATAAACATCTCTCCTTTGGAGAGGATTGGCTTGAATACAGTCATTCAAAAGGTGTTAAGGCTCAGGTCATCAAAGCAACACTTACGTATATACCTACACATTGTAGAAACTGTGGCATTAAAAATCAAGGACAGATCATCAAAAACGGTTACCATCGGACATATACTCAATTACCTGTTTTTAATGGTCGCTTGACATTATTGGAGCTGAAACGTTCACGCTTTCGTTGTCATGAGTGTCACGCTACTTTTCATGCTCAAACAGAGTTAGTTGAAGAGCATCATCATTTATCGAAGCAGCTCTGTCTCCAAATCATGCTTGATTTAAAGAAAAATGTTTCTAGGAAAGAGATTGCCCAAAAACATTTCGTTTCAGACGTGACGGTTCTTCGCTTAATGGAAGAGCTAGCTACTTCTTATTCTCCAAACTGGCGATTTCTTCCAAAAATTTTATGTATTGATGAATTCAAATCAATGAAATCTTGTGAAGGAGCCATGAGTTTTATTTGTGTTAATGGAGAAACCAACAAGATTCTTGAAGTCCTTGAAGACCGACGGTTAACACACTTAACCCGACACTTTATGCGTTACACAAAAGAAGCTCGAGAAAACGTAAAGTACCTGGTCATGGACATGAATGCGAGCTATGATCAATTACTCAAGTCTGTGTTTCCAAATGCCCAACTCGTCACTGACCGATTCCACATTGTCCAACAGATGAATCGAGCGTTAAATCAACTGCGGATAAAGACAATGAATGCCTTTCGGCATTCCTCACCGCTAGAACAGAAGCAATATCGTCGACTCAAACGGTATTGGAAGTTACTCTTAAAAGATTCCTCTGAGCTTGATAGTCAACATCGTCCCTATCATTCACTGTTCAAACGTCCATTAACTCAAACAGATATTGTCGATGAATTACTCAGCTATGATTCAACCTTGCGCATTGCTTACGATACTGTTCAGTTTCTCAAATATGCCTTTACTCATCGAGACGCCAAGCGTTTCTTTGAAGAACTTGATACACTAGATCCCCGACTGCCTTTCTGGTTCAAAAAGAAATTGAGATTCTTCAAGAAGCACAGACAAGGAATTACCAATGCTTTCAGTTTTTCTTTTTCTAATGGCATTACAGAAGGGTTGAACAACAAGATTAAGGTAATCAAACGAGTGGCTTATGGCTACCGCAATTTCTATCATTTTCGTTCACGTATTTACATTGTTCAAGGTCTTGTTTTTTCTCAAGATTAAAAGGGGGCTCACAACCAATATCTCTGCAGCTATAAAGGTAAATCGGGAATTAGTAGCTGTTATCCAAGTACATGTACAGCTACTTTGACTCGATTTAGGAATGGAATTGGCGCTTTTTGCCAAGTCGCTTCCGGCCAGCTGCCCAGATAATTGGCAGAAGTCCTCCTATTTCTAAAAAAGAACTTGAAACAAAACCAGAATGTCTCTGATTTTTATTCCAAGTTCTACGATTTTATTCAGTTTTTTGTCCTACCAACACAAATTGACATAGAACCTTTCTTTTTTTGTCTTATGCTTTTTTAACAAATTCTGATTTTAGCTTCATTGGGCCAAATCCATCAACCTTACAGTCGATGTTGTGTCCATCACTACTTTCAACCAAACGGATATTTTTGACTTTCGTTCCTTGTTTGATTGCACCACTTGCACCCTTGACCTTCAAATCTTTGATAACAGTTACTGTATCGCCATCAGCTAACAGATTCCCGTTAGAGTCCTTAACCGCTGAGTTATCCTCCTCTACGGCATCTCCTGGTGTCCATTCGTGCCCACATTCCGGACAAATCATCATTCCCCGATCTTCATATGTATACGTTGATCCGCATTCCGGACAATTTGGTAAAGTTTCCATGTTCGTTCTCCTTTATAGTTTAATGATAGAAACAGCCAAGTAATTGTCTGTTTCTTTGATTCTGGTGGTCCGATATCCAGCATCTCTAGAGGGTCTAGTAACAGAATGCTGGTTCTCCTTTATAGTTTAATGATAGAAACAGCCAAGTAATTGTCTGTTTCTTTGATTCTGGTGGTCCGATATCCAGCATCTCTAGAGGGTCTAGTAACAGAATGCTGGTTCTCCTTTATTGTTTAATGATAGAAACAGTCAGGTAATTGTCTGTTTCTTTGATTCTAGTGGTCCGATATCCAGCATTTCTAGAGGGTCTAGTAACAGAATGCTGGTTCTCCTTTATTGTTTAATGATAGAAACAGTCAGGTAATTGTCTGTTTCTTTGATTCTAGTGGTCCGATATCCAGCATTTCTAGAGGGTCTAGTAACAGAATGCTGGTTCTCCTTTATAGTTTAATGATAGAAACAGTCAAGTAATTGTCTGTTTCTTTGATTCTAGTGGTCCGATATCCAGCATCTCTAGAGGGTCTAGTAACAGAATGCTAGTTCTCCTTTATTGTTTAATGATAGAAACAGTCAAGTAATTGTCTGTTTCTTTGATTCTGGTGGTCCGATATCCAGCATTTCTAGAGGGTCTAGTAACAGAATGCTGGTTCTCCTTTATTGTTTAATGATAGAAACAGCCAAGTAACCGTCTATTTCTTTGATTCTAGTGGTTCGATAGCCAATGCTTTTCCAAGTAGACGCATTTGCCTCGAGTACTCGCAGAGGCAATAAAACTAGATATAGTGTAATGCTTTGTCTCGAGGATCGCAGTTTTATGAGAACCGCAGAGACACTTGTCTTACACAGTTTAATAGTAGGATACTAGTTTCCCTGTATTTTATGGCAACATCTTTTTTATTTTAGCGTATTTCATTCAAAAAGAAAAGAGGGTTTGGTTCTTTACAAATGAATAAAAAAAGAAGTGATCAGCGGAATTTCTCAAGGCCATCACTTCTATACTTTTTCTTCTATTCATTTATTCCAATTAGATTATTCCACGACTTCTTGAATAAAATTCTGGCAGGCTTGTTGGATTTCTGCATAAATTTCACGCACCTCATCCATATCTCTGGCGTTTGCCCCACTTGCCAACGGATGTCCGCCGCCATGATGACGCTTAGCAATTTCATTGATCACAGGACCTTTGGAACGCAAACGTACCCGGTAATATCCTTCTGGTTGCTGAACGAACAGCCCCCAAGCCAACACTTCGTCAATCGTACCTGGCAACGGAACAACTGAAGCTGTTTCTGAATCAACAATCCCGTACTCCGTAAGCATCTCATGAGAAATCAGCACTTTTCCGGCGCCGTCTGCATCTACCTCAAGATTTTGGTAGACATACCCAGCCAGCTTAGCCACAGACATTGATATTTGTTCCAGCTCTCGATTCAACGCAGTTGCATCGAAATCACAGCCTCGTAATACTGCCGCAACCTCTAGTGTATGGGAAGTCGTAGCCGGGTACAGAAATCTACCTGTATCGCCAACAATCCCCCCGTACAGTAATCTTGCTG from Enterococcus sp. 9E7_DIV0242 includes these protein-coding regions:
- a CDS encoding DHH family phosphoesterase, with product MSVRNDILSMIKKYETIIIHRHQRPDPDALGSQVGLAEILRASFPEKNIYQVGGPVEGLEFLALMEEVEDSVYQGALVIVTDTANSPRISDNRYALGEKLIKIDHHPNDEPYGDLVWVNTKASSCSEMIMDFYLMFEDELTLTDNAARLLYGGIVGDTGRFLYPATTSHTLEVAAVLRGCDFDATALNRELEQISMSVAKLAGYVYQNLEVDADGAGKVLISHEMLTEYGIVDSETASVVPLPGTIDEVLAWGLFVQQPEGYYRVRLRSKGPVINEIAKRHHGGGHPLASGANARDMDEVREIYAEIQQACQNFIQEVVE
- a CDS encoding VanZ family protein, which codes for MSAYEGPIRTAIIVFPFLAFAISFIFILYDYRKYGTFLFRRAIILYSFVFYLLCAYFLIILPLPPRADVANYTSQIIELRPFYTVVRFLKDTTLVLGDSSTYIPALKQGVVLEPLFNILLLVPFGIYLRYYFKLSFKKVVLSGFLLSLFFELTQLSGLYFIYPRPYRLADVNDLINNTLGAMIGYAVTPVLTFLLPTRTDIDEAAYRKGQDVTIFRRFTAFMIDWIMIWLVTFMIEIPLRFVPQFRAWDDQSHVFDSRWFFFLTVFFVFMVIPTWTNGQTLGKKFVRIRVVEEGQSKLRFRALFLRYGYFYYIFGLTSAFLAYAANWLNSTNRWLQIVSLILTIFCFLLNTLFVINIGYSVLRKRRRLFYEKASHTYTVSTIEVKEKFEKSEE
- a CDS encoding ISL3 family transposase, whose translation is MDKNTRLLLGLTDKHLSFGEDWLEYSHSKGVKAQVIKATLTYIPTHCRNCGIKNQGQIIKNGYHRTYTQLPVFNGRLTLLELKRSRFRCHECHATFHAQTELVEEHHHLSKQLCLQIMLDLKKNVSRKEIAQKHFVSDVTVLRLMEELATSYSPNWRFLPKILCIDEFKSMKSCEGAMSFICVNGETNKILEVLEDRRLTHLTRHFMRYTKEARENVKYLVMDMNASYDQLLKSVFPNAQLVTDRFHIVQQMNRALNQLRIKTMNAFRHSSPLEQKQYRRLKRYWKLLLKDSSELDSQHRPYHSLFKRPLTQTDIVDELLSYDSTLRIAYDTVQFLKYAFTHRDAKRFFEELDTLDPRLPFWFKKKLRFFKKHRQGITNAFSFSFSNGITEGLNNKIKVIKRVAYGYRNFYHFRSRIYIVQGLVFSQD
- a CDS encoding zinc ribbon domain-containing protein YjdM, with the translated sequence METLPNCPECGSTYTYEDRGMMICPECGHEWTPGDAVEEDNSAVKDSNGNLLADGDTVTVIKDLKVKGASGAIKQGTKVKNIRLVESSDGHNIDCKVDGFGPMKLKSEFVKKA